From a single Silene latifolia isolate original U9 population chromosome 6, ASM4854445v1, whole genome shotgun sequence genomic region:
- the LOC141658683 gene encoding auxin-induced protein 6B-like, protein MSTPGLSKCCKIRHIVRLRQMLKRWRNKAAQRRIPSDVPAGHVAVCVGSTGRRFVVRATYLNHPIIKKLLVQAEEEFGFGNQTGPLSIPCDEFLFEEIIRFLSRSESSRFANLEDFQRNYCHVGLRALADSRPLLEKEVW, encoded by the coding sequence ATGTCGACACCAGGTTTATCAAAATGCTGCAAAATCCGACACATTGTACGTCTCAGACAAATGCTCAAACGTTGGAGAAACAAGGCAGCTCAACGTCGTATCCCCTCCGACGTTCCTGCTGGACACGTGGCAGTTTGTGTAGGGTCAACCGGTCGACGGTTCGTTGTCCGGGCTACATACCTGAACCACCCGATTATCAAGAAGTTACTGGTTCAGGCCGAGGAGGAGTTTGGGTTCGGTAACCAGACCGGACCGCTTTCCATTCCGTGTGACGAGTTCTTGTTTGAGGAGATTATTCGGTTCTTGAGCCGGTCTGAGTCGTCCCGGTTTGCTAATCTTGAGGATTTTCAGAGGAATTATTGTCATGTTGGTTTGAGAGCTTTGGCTGATTCCCGCCCGTTGCTGGAGAAGGAGGTTTGGTAG